A stretch of DNA from Bacillus sp. SM2101:
GGTTCTCTTGCATCATCTTTAAAAGATCTTTAATAAGAATTTCATCCTGTTCCTCTTCATTAAATAGCCCAAGCTTTGCTCTCATACCTGAAAGCCAATGACTATAAAATAAATCATTATATGCTGAAATCTTTTCCTGAGCGATGTCAATTGCTTGTTTCTCTTTAACATGTAGTAGGGGCAACAAAGATTCAGCAAACCTTGCGAGATTCCATCCGCCTATCATTGGTTGATTACCAAAAGCATAGCGTCCTTGTGTATCAATCGAACTGAACACCGTAGCTTCATCATAATGATCCATAAAGGCACAAGGACCATAATCGATCGTTTCTCCGCTTATCGTTGTGTTATCAGTATTCATTACTCCATGGATAAAGCCAACAAGCTGCCATTTAGCAATAAGTGAAGCTTGGCGCTCGATTACTTCCTGAAGTAGTGCAACGTATCGATTTTCATCGGCACTGACATCAGGAAAATGCCGATCCAAAGTATAATCTGCTAGTATTTTGAGTTCTTCAACTGTACACCCATTCCGAACGTATTGAAAGGTACCAACACGTATATGACTGGCAGCGATACGAGTTAATATAGCACCTGCTAAATCCGTTTCACGTATAACTGGCTCACCAGTTGTTACTACTGCCAAACTACGTGTAGTGGGGATATTTAGAGCATGCATCGCCTCACTAATAATATATTCACGGAGCATCGGTCCAAGAGCTGCACGACCATCACCACCACGGGAATATGTTGTCCTACCTGAACCTTTTAGCTGAATATCAACAAGCTCACCTTGAGGTGTATGCTGTTCGCCTATTAGTAAAGCCCGACCGTCCCCCAGCATAGTAAAGTGCCCAAATTGGTGTCCTGCATAAGCTTGTGCAATAGGCTGAGCACCTTCAGGAACATCATTACCAGCAAATATCGCGAGCCCTTCTTCACTTTGTAGTTCCAGGACGTTCAACCCTAGTGTAGCTGCAACTTGCTCGTTAAGTATTATTAACTTAGGTGATCGTACAGGGTTTAAGCTTAAACTAGAGAAGAATGACTTCGGTAAACGAGCATAACTATGATCTAGGCTCCATCCGATTTCTTTTTTACTTGTCATTGTAACTCCTTTGCTATACATATTTTTTGTAGTCCTTATTTTTTTACAAACAAAGTACCCTCTTTTTCTATCACTGTTTTCACATTGATTATAGTTTTTCGGTAAGATTGACAACCGTATAAAGTTACAGTTTTCAGTTCTCATTTATTAATAGCAGCTATATTCACAAAAATCGCCCTGCCAATAACACTTATGTTACATTTTAGTATAAATCTAAAAACGATCTGTAGCACCAATCAAACATTTTATTTATTTTTTATTAACCATTCCTGTAGTTTATGTCTTAAAGTAAATAACGATACAGGGTCATCTACTAATTGCGGATTTGATCTCATATTCATTAACGTTTCAGTGTTTTGGTCAATTTCTTGTTTCATCTCTTGTAAACTATCATCTAACACTTGATGCGGTTGTGTAAAGAAAGATGATATATCCTCTGCTAATGATTGTTCAAACCAATTGAACCTTTCTAGCAATTGATTTGTAAAGGCATCTGTTACATCAACGTAATCTTCATTTTCAACAAAATTTTTGTACTTATTATATATCATTTCATTATTTGGCTGCAGCATTCCAAACAACTTTCCAGCACTCTTTAGCATCATCTGAGAAGGAGTTCGTCTTAAAAAGATATTCTGCTTTGTAAAATTTGTTTTTACTGCCAATCTATTAGCATCTCTTCGCCAATCATCTAATAATTTGAAGTCGCATTCTAATTTCACTTTTTCTTCTTCATATATTTTATTAAATTCAACGCTCATTTCAGTTAAAAATTCCTGACTATCTCGTAGTACTTCTCCCGACATTTCAACCCATTGTTCAATGGAATTGCGTAATTTAGGTAAAGTTGTTTGTTCAATATATTGTTGTATCCTCATATTCATTTCTTCATTAATTTGATGGTGAATCGTGCCTAAATCACTAAGCTCACTAATCATATTTGAACATTCTTTTAATATTCTTGGAATATTGTCTTCCAATTCTGCTCTATACTCTTCTTTACGCGATCTGAACATATTTATAATCACTTGTACTTTTTCTTTCTCTATATCACTTAATTGGTTAATTGCCCCATTTAGCTTCGATACCATTTCTTCTTGTGATTGTATTTCATTCGTTAACGCTTGTTCATTCTCAATGCGTTTTTGCAAAATATAAGTAATCGTTTCTCGAATATAATAGAGAATCTTTTTCGTACGTTCATGCATGAGCTTTTTATTAGTTAAACCTGATTTCACCGCGTTCGCTAATTCATTAAAGTTCGATTTGTTCATTTCATGTTTCGTGTATGAGAAAATTCGAGCATTGGGGAAATACTTGTGAATGATAGCCTTAGTATCCGCTATCGTTTCTTCATGAATATCCTTATAATAATCCCTTTCTACTGTCATTGAAACAAAATGCACAGGTAAAGACGGATTCCTTTCTTGTAGCTTAATTAACAATTCCACCTCTTTTTCTGTCAAAATGTTGCTACTATCAAGAACAAAAATTAATGAATCTGCAAGTGGTAGATATTTTACAAACATTTGGTTATGACTTAAGAAGCCTGGCGTATTCATCATCGTTATTTGATGTTGTTGTAGAAATGTTGATGGTAGCGTAAAATCAAAGATGGTATTCGTGTCAATCGAACCAAAAGAAAGCGTTTGATGAAATTCACTTAAACTTGAAATTTCTTTTACAGCCGAATCCAAAACCTCTTTGATTTCCTTCTTCTCTCCATTGTTAAATACGACAAAAGGTGTAGATCGGTTCTCTGCTAAAACATGATCCCCAACCAAGGAATTGATAAAAGTAGCTTTTCCATTTTCAAATGCACTTGCAATTAGCACACGTTGTGTTTGTAAACTTGTTAGTTCGTTTACAAGCCACTTCAAACGATTACCTACATGTAACGAGTGTTGGTTTGACCAAGTTAAGATGTCATCAAATAAAGTTAAACTATCCTCAAGTCCGTTCTCATACAGATGATCTGTTAAAACGTGTTGTTCACATTGTCGAGCAATATCAATTGGAATGTCACCATTAAAAACCTCATTCCAAGATAAGATTGCTGCAGACACAAACATTGCTTCATTATCAGGTGTAATATGTTTCCACACGTGCAAATAGATAGGGACAAGTTTAGCTAACTCTTTAATTGAATATGGCCCATGCAGAAAATCTATATAAGATTTCTTGTATAGTTCACTTAACTTCTCCCACTTACGAAGTTTGTTGTCTTCATCATCCTCTCCAACTAATATCTCATTAATCACTGTAATCCAAGCAAAATAGTATTCCTCGTCTTTATAGCTCATCCAAAGTGATTGGACCATTGACTCAAAATGAGATAAATCAATTTGGTACAAAATAAGCAAAGGTTCCTTAAAAAGATCGGGGTTTATTGATTTTGCCCAACCTTCATCTATGTATATCATTAAAGTGTTATACCACTCGATTGATCCTAATCGTACTGCTTCATTTTTTGCAAGCTCAATCATGCTAAAATAATCTTCTTGTTCCTCAAAATAATTTTGAGCTAACTTCGTTACATTCGAATAATCTGGGTTAAATGCAACAGCATCTCTAATAGCTTTATTCGCTAACTGTGTATTTCCTTGGTCAATATAAAGAGTATGTAACTTTAAAGAAATTTCTGAAGTAAGTGTATTAGAGGTTGTTATAATTGAAGAATAAACATGCTCAGCCTCAGCATACATCTGTAATTCAAGGTATGCATCTGCAATATTTTTCTGAGCCCAAGGTTTAAGCTCATTTTCAACCTTTTCCCATTTAAAAATGGCTGCTTCGTAATCATTACTTAAGTAGTAAACCTCCCCTTGAGCGTACCTAATAAAGGATAACTCAGGCTGTTCACGTTGCTGCTCGTTAACAAAAAGCTCACCAAGCACACGAATAGGATAACTTGATTGATAATCTCCCATAAAAGTCTCGTAATAAGACTTATTAATTAATTGTTGTTCTACAGTCATGACATTCCTCCGATGTATTTATTGCTAAGCCATATAGCCAAAACTGACCGCTGTTACTGTATTCTAACAAAATTCTAAGCAAAGTAGATTTCAATACACTTTCATTTTTGTTACAAACAAAGAGAAAACTGTAATGATTCACAAGAAATGAATAACTTATTAACAATTTATGTTAATGTAATACTATAGATTAATAACAGAAGGGAGTGCTTGAACAGTGTTAACAATTCACCATAAAACATATATTAAAATTCCAAAAGAAATAGTATATAAAACGATTACTTCTGCAGATGGCTGGAATGCATGGTTTACAGACCAAACATCTTTACATATGAATGCGGATGGCACAGGTGATATTCGGTTCAAATGGAGTAATTTCGGAATTGAAAATGCGAACCTTGAAGATGGTGGAAAAATAATTGAGAGTATACCTAATAAAAAATTTGTTTTTCAGTGGTCACCAGGAACAACACACACTACAGTCACTCTTAAGTTAGAGCCATATAAAGAAGGCACATTGATTGACCTCACAGAGACTGGTTATGCTAAATCGGATAAAGACCTCAAGGCATGTATAGGGTGTGCAACAGGTTGGGGAGAAGCACTTACCCTATTAAAGATATACTTAGAAGAAGGAATTGTTTATAAACAGGATTTATAAGCAATAGTTGAAATTGCAATAGTATAGGAGTATCATCCAGTTAACTTAATATATTATTGCTATTTATACTATACTAGACGACGGTTTATGGATATTCCATCGTTACTAAGTTGAACAACTACTACATACATTAGATGAAAACAATCCCTGTGAAAACAGTCTATATTTACAAAATTCTCTGCACCCTACCAACTTGACCATCAATTAACCTTACTTTAATACCATGGGGGTGATGAGGTGAGTTTGTTAGAATATCTTTTACAATACCTCTAGTTAGTGCTCCAGTCATTTGATCTTTTTTTAACACAATCTCTACTTCAAGCCCTCGTTTAATATTTGACCTTTGTTGACCGTTCATTGTTATCACCCGTTCTCCTTTATTATGTAATACGGTGTTTGCAAATTTATTACTAATTATATATGATCAATAAGATTTTTTTCAAAGCAAGTACATTCATGAACCCTTTTGAACTTTGCTTTTATATTGTCTTTATTATCACCATTATAATGGGAAAAAGCTTGAACAGGGTGTAATGCTGGCACTTTAGCTGTTAATGTATCTTTCATTTCTAGACTACCATCAATATACACATGCAAATAAGATTCTACATCTATAAACTTATTTTTTTTGTACCATTTATGCACCCAAGGGTCATCCCTAGTCCATGCTTCTAAGCGATTTAAGCCTTTTTCTATCGCTATCTTCTCTGCCTCACATAATAGTAAATTACCAATACCGTTCCTACGAAAATCAGGATGAACAGCTATATGCCAAATCATTCCTCCTAAACCGACTCCTCTTGAACATAGTGTCCTTTCCACCAATTCGTACTCAATGTCTATTAATCCAACAATTTGACCTTGTTCTACTGCCACAAGTTCAATTACAGGGTTGTTATACGTCTCTTTTTCCCTTATTACATTATCAAAGTAAGCTGTGTCCAAAAATGATAATACTCTACACCTTACCCAACCTGCTTCGTCCTTTGAAGTATAGTTCCTAATATGCATGATTTCCTCCTATAAATATTCATGAAAGTCGTCCATTCGACTATGAATGTGACGAGAGGGAAAAACTTATCAATACTTTATACTTTGGTCTTTATTAAAAGCTGTTTTCGCATTTATTGTTGCTTTTCGTTCTAAGATTTAAACACGTATACATCTATGGTTCGTGGCATCTTTTCTTTTAATAATTATAATATCTTATATTACTTATCTTACTGTCCATTTTTAAAACAAAGTTTACGAAAATAGCCTTATAAAATTTAAATTTATAGAACGATCGATAGAATGAGTACACTATGTTAAAATAAATTCTACAGTTACATAAATAGTTATTTACATTAATATTAACAAAATCATTGGTGGTGTGAACTATGAACAAGGAACAGAAGGATAAGCAACTTACTGTTACGAGTGGCAAATTAAAAGACATAGACGCCCAACTAGAAAAGTTAAATATTCGCGGTTCTGTTACTATTCTTCAGGATGTAAACGTTAAAGTAATATCATCACATGGATCTAGCTCATTTCACTCAAAAATTGTTGCTGATCTCTTAAAAAATGCGGGTTCTTGTGTAATAAAAGGGAATTTTGAAATAGCTGAAATAGAGAATATGGGCAATTTACATATTATGAATGGAAAAGCACAAAAGATTGTAAGCTCAGGCAGTGTTACAATTGATCAAAAACTTCAAACAGACGAAATGAAATGTAAAGGAGTCGTGTTTGCAAAAGAGTTATTTGCAAAGCAATTTCACATCAAACTATCAGCCAAAAGTCATATAAATAAGTTAATTGCTGAAGAAATAATTGTGGAACGAGATAGAAAAACTATCCCCTTAATTAAGAAAAAACTAGTAAGCAAGTTTATTAAAGGGGAATATATTAATCTTTCTCATGCAGAAATTGATGTTGTTGAAGGGAATAATGTAGAAATCGGCAAGGATTGTAAAATCAACACACTATATTATAAAGAAGGCTACAAAATCTCTCCAAACTCTCAAGTCTTACATATTAAAAAAAGCGGATAGAGGCATTGGATTTGAAACAAATGCTATTTCGTTACTTATATTAAACATCCCTATATTATATGTAGCGCTTACGCGAAGTGCATTCATTTCCGCCTTACTGGTGTTTTACGATCTTTCAACTCTGATCACACTCAATTGACTATTTGTTCTTGATCGACATATTCCAGTTACCCTAAGTATTCCTTCCTTTACCTTTCCTTGTTTCTTGCTCGTTTTTGTTCGATGTATGTCAAAGGCTTTATAAAATGATTGATATAGATGTAAAGGTAAGAAAATCCTATACACTTTAGTTGGTATGTATAGAAGAACATAGCCTTGATAAAAACAAAAAGAACTAAGCGTTGCGCTTAGTTCTTTTTATTTACATGGTACAAACTCTAGTTACCGTTTTTGTCTTTTTTTGAATCACTTTTCGTAATAATTTCGTATGTGAAATCAACGAAACCTTTTGTACCAGCAGGTGGTGCATACCAGATGATCATATAGTTTTTACCGTCTTTAAATAATTGACGTAATTCTAATGCATCTTCGTCATTTACATTAAATGGTTCTACATTGACAACTTTATACTTTTTATTCTTGCCATCTTTACCAACAGCTCTTTCATTAATGAACGTTACAGCATAATCAACATATTGTCCTTTTACTTCATTGATTGATTTTAAACCATCTAATGAGTTTCCATCATGAACATAGTCGATTTCTGGTATTTCGATATTATCAATGAACCAACCTGAATCATTGTATCCCCAGTCAGTCATATAGCGGAAAGCAACTAAAATCTCTTGACCAGCGTAATCAGAAAGATCAAATGTTTCTTTTTGCCAATCATCATAATGCCCAGTAAATCCTGGAAGATTTTCTTTAATCTTTGGATAACCTTCTGTTACGATATCCGAACGAGTATTTTCATTTGCTAGGCTTGTCCAATTTTCGCCACCATCAGTTGAAACTTGTACAATCCCAAAGTCCCATTGTTCTTCAATATCAATATAATTATCGAATTGCAACGTTGCTTCGTTTACATTGCTAAGGTCAGCTTCTAAAACGATAAAATTATCTGCTTCATCACCTTCGCTTGCCCATAATACTTCATTACCTGACCCTAATGGATCTTGAGCTACTTCCCAAGGAATCGGAAGGAAATCAATTCCATCAAAGTTAATTGTACGAATCTTATCATCTAATTCAATAACTTTGAAGTTTCCTCCCCACGCTGGAACACCATCCTTTTCAAAAGCAGCTGCAGATTCAAAATTCACCTGTAGATCAATGCTTTCAAATTCATAGATTCCATCACCTGGTTGGGCGCTATCAATAACTAATGCTGTGTTAAATCTACTAAACAGTTCAGGGAAATCAATACCTGTATTAAATGCTGACAATTGGTTGTTTACACTTTCTATACCATTAGCTTCATCTTTGATTAACTCTTGAATAAACTCTTGTCCAAATTGTTCACTTAAGTAAAGCTGTAGTAAATACGCTTGGCCGTAATCTGCTAGCGTT
This window harbors:
- a CDS encoding N-acetyltransferase, yielding MHIRNYTSKDEAGWVRCRVLSFLDTAYFDNVIREKETYNNPVIELVAVEQGQIVGLIDIEYELVERTLCSRGVGLGGMIWHIAVHPDFRRNGIGNLLLCEAEKIAIEKGLNRLEAWTRDDPWVHKWYKKNKFIDVESYLHVYIDGSLEMKDTLTAKVPALHPVQAFSHYNGDNKDNIKAKFKRVHECTCFEKNLIDHI
- a CDS encoding YwbE family protein; this translates as MNGQQRSNIKRGLEVEIVLKKDQMTGALTRGIVKDILTNSPHHPHGIKVRLIDGQVGRVQRIL
- a CDS encoding choice-of-anchor J domain-containing protein gives rise to the protein MKKKLVSAVSATALTLSLLTPSLSGAQVSAASKDWNAERYGDVLDIGAKLRAQAEDEGFLKKAREEIAAQVDNINLNGEEVDAENSSEGTFSFDGGTKYFLNQDLQLKTFTLRSVGENVEVWVADDLSFPEGDPRPAHVVTQEQVDKLRDEFDNNIYPVETEFFGQSDFLTGEQAQLPAILDLPEDYYLSEEGKNIMLVDNIVDENFNDPDYPFFTAGFYYSLFETYIDRNIITIDTLDWENRLDGFLGTVAHEYQHLIHDDNDSDEENWINEGMSDYAEYLTGYGHPMGHVNYFLDHPENSLVEWDEFLAAGMAPETLADYGQAYLLQLYLSEQFGQEFIQELIKDEANGIESVNNQLSAFNTGIDFPELFSRFNTALVIDSAQPGDGIYEFESIDLQVNFESAAAFEKDGVPAWGGNFKVIELDDKIRTINFDGIDFLPIPWEVAQDPLGSGNEVLWASEGDEADNFIVLEADLSNVNEATLQFDNYIDIEEQWDFGIVQVSTDGGENWTSLANENTRSDIVTEGYPKIKENLPGFTGHYDDWQKETFDLSDYAGQEILVAFRYMTDWGYNDSGWFIDNIEIPEIDYVHDGNSLDGLKSINEVKGQYVDYAVTFINERAVGKDGKNKKYKVVNVEPFNVNDEDALELRQLFKDGKNYMIIWYAPPAGTKGFVDFTYEIITKSDSKKDKNGN
- a CDS encoding protein adenylyltransferase SelO, giving the protein MTSKKEIGWSLDHSYARLPKSFFSSLSLNPVRSPKLIILNEQVAATLGLNVLELQSEEGLAIFAGNDVPEGAQPIAQAYAGHQFGHFTMLGDGRALLIGEQHTPQGELVDIQLKGSGRTTYSRGGDGRAALGPMLREYIISEAMHALNIPTTRSLAVVTTGEPVIRETDLAGAILTRIAASHIRVGTFQYVRNGCTVEELKILADYTLDRHFPDVSADENRYVALLQEVIERQASLIAKWQLVGFIHGVMNTDNTTISGETIDYGPCAFMDHYDEATVFSSIDTQGRYAFGNQPMIGGWNLARFAESLLPLLHVKEKQAIDIAQEKISAYNDLFYSHWLSGMRAKLGLFNEEEQDEILIKDLLKMMQENRADYTNTFRALTFDTLQDTVMFKTGEFVTWYERWQARLERQLESSAASKQLMKGNNPAIIPRNHRVEDALDAAVERGDYSVMQRLLHVLSNPYDHTSEQIEYSTPPDPSVKPYRTFCGT
- a CDS encoding GTP-binding protein, which produces MTVEQQLINKSYYETFMGDYQSSYPIRVLGELFVNEQQREQPELSFIRYAQGEVYYLSNDYEAAIFKWEKVENELKPWAQKNIADAYLELQMYAEAEHVYSSIITTSNTLTSEISLKLHTLYIDQGNTQLANKAIRDAVAFNPDYSNVTKLAQNYFEEQEDYFSMIELAKNEAVRLGSIEWYNTLMIYIDEGWAKSINPDLFKEPLLILYQIDLSHFESMVQSLWMSYKDEEYYFAWITVINEILVGEDDEDNKLRKWEKLSELYKKSYIDFLHGPYSIKELAKLVPIYLHVWKHITPDNEAMFVSAAILSWNEVFNGDIPIDIARQCEQHVLTDHLYENGLEDSLTLFDDILTWSNQHSLHVGNRLKWLVNELTSLQTQRVLIASAFENGKATFINSLVGDHVLAENRSTPFVVFNNGEKKEIKEVLDSAVKEISSLSEFHQTLSFGSIDTNTIFDFTLPSTFLQQHQITMMNTPGFLSHNQMFVKYLPLADSLIFVLDSSNILTEKEVELLIKLQERNPSLPVHFVSMTVERDYYKDIHEETIADTKAIIHKYFPNARIFSYTKHEMNKSNFNELANAVKSGLTNKKLMHERTKKILYYIRETITYILQKRIENEQALTNEIQSQEEMVSKLNGAINQLSDIEKEKVQVIINMFRSRKEEYRAELEDNIPRILKECSNMISELSDLGTIHHQINEEMNMRIQQYIEQTTLPKLRNSIEQWVEMSGEVLRDSQEFLTEMSVEFNKIYEEEKVKLECDFKLLDDWRRDANRLAVKTNFTKQNIFLRRTPSQMMLKSAGKLFGMLQPNNEMIYNKYKNFVENEDYVDVTDAFTNQLLERFNWFEQSLAEDISSFFTQPHQVLDDSLQEMKQEIDQNTETLMNMRSNPQLVDDPVSLFTLRHKLQEWLIKNK
- a CDS encoding SRPBCC domain-containing protein: MLTIHHKTYIKIPKEIVYKTITSADGWNAWFTDQTSLHMNADGTGDIRFKWSNFGIENANLEDGGKIIESIPNKKFVFQWSPGTTHTTVTLKLEPYKEGTLIDLTETGYAKSDKDLKACIGCATGWGEALTLLKIYLEEGIVYKQDL